One segment of Aquimarina sp. BL5 DNA contains the following:
- a CDS encoding RagB/SusD family nutrient uptake outer membrane protein, with product MKTTYFKNRLRTRYLLAFLMIASIFQSCAELDEDPSVSQLAPGAYSNLQELNLGVNGMYARLQDATWMTTFYAPAWGGDDITTHFASNKAEFREFDQRSVSSINSRIANNYRAIYVVIRAANTILVNSEGLETPGEDDVKDRLLGEVYFIRATMFHHLARIHGRIALPLVPDPTAQLSRASQEEVYSQIESDYLEAESLLPEIYPGVQAGAPRPNSGSARGMLARLYLDWAGFPEKDNSKYADAATSAKQVMDNNSGHGFELLDDLEDLWKLENRFNNESVWTIPYCRSCGQANRKFGKLGNPSDLSGWQETFAEIRFFEDFPEGARKEATYRTDHDWENFNDQPTPVFKKIAGPIEDNLAPDFQTDRNDFFIRYAEILLIYAEASARSGAITPEAWEALNMIRRRAEGLPYNTPDPSVDVTSGDLAELAFMERKWEFAGEYLRWNDLVRMERVDQALSNRDPQTSMNADGALLTQFNPITGSLSTDNYFSPLPQLEVDRNPNLAN from the coding sequence ATGAAAACAACATATTTCAAAAATCGGTTAAGAACAAGATACTTACTTGCATTTCTGATGATTGCATCTATTTTTCAGAGTTGTGCAGAACTTGACGAAGATCCTTCCGTAAGTCAATTAGCTCCTGGAGCCTATTCTAATTTACAGGAATTAAACTTAGGAGTTAACGGTATGTATGCCAGATTGCAAGATGCTACTTGGATGACTACTTTTTATGCCCCTGCTTGGGGAGGTGATGATATCACCACTCATTTTGCCAGTAACAAAGCAGAATTTAGAGAATTTGATCAACGATCTGTCTCCTCCATAAATTCTAGAATTGCCAATAACTATAGAGCTATTTATGTGGTAATCCGAGCTGCAAATACCATTTTGGTCAATTCGGAAGGATTAGAAACTCCGGGAGAAGATGATGTAAAGGATAGGCTTTTAGGTGAAGTCTATTTTATAAGAGCTACAATGTTTCATCATTTGGCACGTATTCATGGACGAATTGCATTACCGCTTGTACCTGATCCAACAGCACAACTAAGCCGAGCAAGTCAAGAGGAAGTATACAGTCAGATAGAATCAGATTATTTAGAAGCAGAAAGCTTATTACCAGAAATATACCCTGGAGTGCAGGCGGGTGCTCCAAGACCCAATAGTGGTTCTGCCAGAGGAATGTTAGCCAGACTTTATCTAGATTGGGCTGGTTTCCCAGAAAAAGATAATAGTAAATATGCAGATGCAGCTACAAGTGCAAAACAAGTTATGGATAATAATTCAGGACACGGTTTTGAATTGTTAGATGACCTAGAAGATTTATGGAAATTAGAAAATAGATTTAATAATGAATCTGTTTGGACAATCCCCTATTGCAGAAGTTGCGGTCAGGCAAATCGTAAATTCGGTAAACTAGGAAATCCATCAGATCTATCAGGATGGCAAGAAACATTTGCTGAAATCAGATTCTTTGAAGACTTTCCCGAAGGTGCTAGAAAAGAAGCTACCTATAGAACAGACCACGACTGGGAAAACTTTAATGATCAACCAACACCTGTTTTCAAGAAAATCGCAGGCCCTATTGAAGACAATCTAGCTCCTGATTTCCAAACAGATAGAAATGATTTCTTTATAAGATATGCAGAAATACTATTGATCTATGCAGAAGCTTCTGCCCGATCTGGTGCTATTACGCCAGAAGCCTGGGAAGCTCTTAATATGATCAGGAGACGTGCTGAAGGATTGCCTTATAATACTCCAGATCCAAGTGTCGATGTTACTTCAGGTGATTTAGCAGAATTAGCCTTTATGGAAAGAAAATGGGAATTTGCAGGAGAATATCTACGTTGGAATGATTTGGTTCGTATGGAACGCGTCGACCAGGCACTTTCTAATAGAGATCCTCAAACATCCATGAATGCGGATGGTGCGTTATTAACTCAATTTAACCCGATAACCGGTTCTCTGAGCACAGATAATTATTTTTCTCCGCTTCCACAATTAGAAGTAGATCGAAAT
- a CDS encoding TonB-dependent receptor: protein MKKKLIKLIRKCFLLLLFTAFVGITQTNAQQIIKGQVIGEDDVGIPGVNVLVEGTNTGEITDFDGNFTITASTGNTLIVSFLGFITQKIVISNQTNFTIKLLTDVESLDDVIVIGYGSVKKSDLTGSVSQVTARSFEDQPLARLEEALQGRASGVTVAKANGSPGGAIKVRIRGVNSITGNNDPLIVIDGFIGGDLSTLNPNDIASLDVLKDASATAIYGSRGSNGVVLVTTKKGKGKTKVNVDYFTTISTVPELLPTLGAADFARLENSRRIRGGGNEIFTAAEISEFESNGGTNYQDEILKTGITQNLQLSASGSEGKIGYFISGNYVNQEGIVINTNYERYSLRSNLNAELSKKVKVGLNVYGSRTTTLNNLNTFQRFQGSAILHALTWDPTTPIRDEDGAFNNVSEQNLASLNYNPVANLSLANLENISDRLDINLNISYNIFKNTNYTLVAGVTTFNSSSENYRTFRVDPPSVSFGNNKNTTHQVSNILTWAKEFGNHNIKATGVYEFSGIQARFNGYRGDRLEVPGGFYFVETAPGSGQFAFNNFTERAIQSLVARAEYIYDKSLFFTGTIRQDAASVFAPDNRVSYYPSAALAYSFNKLGFIENSDVFNSLKLRAGWGQVGNQEIPPYSQFPSVLNAGFSFDGTQILPGVAPDSFGNADIKWETTTQTNVGLDLGFFNGRVNLSIDAYQKNTEDLLLREPVDDTNGGGTILKNIGEVENQGVDISISGDIIRTDNFNWNSNFNISFIKNKVIDLGGVDEIEGTFGSIDGRSRTWNIIQKGEPLGQFNGATFLGTWKTSEAAEAATFSRIPGDAKYLRDENGEIVFGVIGNGTPTLTWGFNNSLSYKNWDLNIFFQGVHGFDVLNAVQGVIVGNTGNQRSFLAVEQLNQWTPENETDIPAGGDNEAGSTRFVEKGDFIRLSNLTLGYTLPSSELLDGSTIKLYLTGQNLFLITDYSGYDPESTSRSASNQGAENVDVAAGINAGAYPNPRSFIFGVKVGF, encoded by the coding sequence ATGAAAAAAAAACTCATTAAATTAATAAGGAAATGTTTCCTTTTGCTCCTATTCACAGCATTTGTGGGTATCACTCAAACAAATGCACAACAAATCATCAAAGGACAAGTGATTGGCGAAGATGACGTAGGTATTCCAGGAGTTAATGTCCTTGTAGAAGGAACTAATACTGGAGAAATAACAGATTTTGATGGAAATTTCACCATTACTGCTTCGACAGGTAACACTCTTATTGTTTCTTTTCTAGGTTTTATTACACAAAAAATAGTTATTAGCAATCAAACCAATTTTACTATAAAATTATTAACCGATGTAGAGTCTTTAGATGATGTAATTGTTATAGGATATGGTAGTGTTAAGAAAAGTGATCTTACCGGTTCTGTTTCTCAAGTAACTGCTAGATCATTCGAAGATCAACCACTCGCTAGATTAGAAGAAGCCCTACAAGGACGAGCATCTGGGGTTACCGTTGCCAAAGCTAATGGATCACCAGGAGGCGCTATAAAGGTAAGAATCCGAGGTGTTAACTCTATTACCGGGAATAATGATCCTTTAATAGTTATCGATGGTTTTATTGGTGGAGATTTAAGTACATTAAATCCTAATGACATTGCATCACTCGATGTATTAAAGGATGCTTCTGCAACCGCTATATATGGTTCTAGAGGTTCTAATGGTGTTGTGCTAGTTACAACCAAAAAAGGAAAAGGAAAAACAAAAGTAAACGTAGACTATTTCACAACAATTTCCACAGTTCCTGAATTACTTCCTACACTTGGGGCTGCAGATTTCGCAAGATTGGAAAATAGCAGAAGAATACGAGGAGGAGGAAATGAAATTTTTACAGCTGCCGAGATTTCCGAGTTTGAATCTAATGGAGGCACTAATTATCAGGATGAAATTCTTAAAACCGGAATTACCCAAAATCTTCAGCTATCTGCTAGCGGTTCTGAAGGTAAAATTGGATATTTTATATCAGGAAATTATGTTAATCAAGAAGGTATTGTTATTAACACAAATTACGAACGATATTCACTCCGTTCCAACTTGAATGCTGAATTATCTAAAAAAGTAAAAGTAGGGCTTAATGTCTATGGAAGTAGAACAACTACCTTAAATAACCTCAATACATTTCAGCGATTTCAAGGAAGTGCTATTTTACATGCGCTGACTTGGGACCCTACTACTCCAATTCGAGATGAAGACGGTGCTTTTAATAACGTATCAGAACAAAATTTAGCTTCTCTTAATTACAATCCTGTTGCCAATCTTTCTCTTGCTAATCTTGAGAATATTAGTGATCGTCTAGATATAAATTTAAATATTAGTTATAACATATTTAAAAACACGAACTATACATTAGTTGCAGGGGTTACTACATTTAATTCGTCTAGTGAGAACTATAGAACATTTAGAGTAGACCCTCCATCGGTAAGTTTTGGAAATAATAAAAACACTACGCATCAAGTTAGTAATATTCTGACTTGGGCAAAGGAGTTTGGTAATCATAATATTAAAGCAACTGGAGTTTATGAATTTTCCGGTATTCAAGCTCGTTTTAATGGGTATCGTGGTGATAGACTGGAAGTACCAGGAGGTTTTTATTTTGTAGAAACTGCACCAGGATCAGGTCAATTTGCTTTTAACAACTTTACTGAAAGAGCTATTCAATCATTAGTCGCTAGAGCAGAATATATTTATGATAAATCGTTGTTTTTTACAGGAACAATTCGTCAGGATGCAGCTTCTGTATTTGCACCAGATAATAGAGTAAGTTATTATCCTTCGGCAGCACTTGCCTATTCATTCAATAAACTTGGTTTTATAGAAAATAGTGATGTATTCAATTCTTTAAAACTAAGGGCTGGTTGGGGACAAGTAGGAAATCAAGAAATCCCTCCTTATTCCCAATTTCCTAGTGTATTGAATGCTGGATTCTCTTTTGATGGCACACAAATTCTTCCTGGAGTTGCTCCTGATAGTTTTGGTAATGCTGATATTAAATGGGAAACTACCACACAAACCAATGTTGGTCTTGACCTTGGCTTTTTTAATGGTCGCGTTAACCTATCTATTGATGCATATCAAAAAAATACAGAAGATTTGCTTTTACGAGAGCCTGTTGATGATACAAACGGAGGAGGAACTATTCTAAAAAATATTGGAGAAGTTGAAAATCAAGGAGTGGATATTTCTATTTCTGGAGATATCATACGTACTGATAATTTTAATTGGAACTCTAACTTTAATATTTCTTTTATAAAAAACAAAGTAATAGATTTAGGAGGAGTAGACGAAATCGAAGGAACTTTTGGGAGTATTGATGGGAGAAGTAGAACCTGGAATATCATTCAAAAAGGAGAACCACTAGGCCAGTTTAATGGAGCCACCTTTTTAGGAACCTGGAAGACCTCTGAAGCTGCAGAAGCTGCGACATTTTCAAGAATTCCTGGTGATGCTAAATATTTAAGAGATGAAAATGGAGAAATAGTATTTGGGGTAATTGGTAATGGTACGCCTACACTGACTTGGGGTTTTAATAATTCTTTAAGCTATAAGAATTGGGATCTAAACATATTCTTTCAGGGAGTACACGGGTTTGATGTATTAAATGCTGTACAAGGTGTAATTGTAGGTAATACTGGAAATCAAAGAAGTTTCTTGGCTGTTGAACAATTAAACCAATGGACTCCAGAAAATGAAACAGATATTCCTGCTGGTGGTGATAACGAGGCTGGCTCAACACGTTTTGTGGAAAAAGGAGATTTTATTAGGTTAAGTAATCTCACTTTGGGATATACTTTACCAAGTTCAGAGCTTTTAGATGGTAGTACCATAAAACTTTATCTAACAGGTCAAAATCTATTTTTGATTACCGATTATAGTGGTTATGATCCAGAAAGTACATCAAGATCCGCTAGCAATCAAGGAGCCGAAAACGTAGATGTTGCTGCAGGTATTAATGCAGGAGCATATCCGAATCCAAGGTCATTCATATTTGGAGTGAAAGTTGGATTTTAA